Proteins encoded within one genomic window of Gammaproteobacteria bacterium:
- a CDS encoding Lrp/AsnC family transcriptional regulator: MSELSKVDIDILERLQRDGRLTNAKLATELSLSETPCWRRVKKLEDQGYIESYQANLDRRKLGYGVMAFVQLTYIEHDEETTKNFEQVILNCGNVLSCHNTTGEADFLLQVVAKDLDDYSRFVDQVLRKLSGISAIRSSISLRELKSSSRLPLD; this comes from the coding sequence ATGAGTGAGTTAAGCAAGGTAGATATTGATATTTTGGAACGTTTGCAACGAGATGGTCGGCTGACAAATGCCAAGCTTGCCACCGAGCTGTCTTTAAGTGAAACACCTTGCTGGCGCCGGGTTAAAAAACTAGAAGATCAAGGTTATATTGAAAGTTATCAGGCCAATCTTGACCGACGTAAACTGGGTTATGGTGTTATGGCCTTTGTTCAGCTCACTTATATTGAGCATGACGAAGAGACAACCAAAAATTTTGAACAGGTTATTCTTAACTGCGGTAATGTTTTGTCGTGCCACAATACGACGGGCGAAGCCGACTTCTTGTTGCAGGTGGTTGCCAAAGATCTCGATGATTACAGTCGATTTGTTGATCAAGTATTAAGAAAGCTAAGCGGTATTTCAGCAATAAGGTCCAGTATCTCGTTAAGGGAACTAAAATCATCTAGCCGATTGCCTCTGGACTAG
- a CDS encoding peptide ABC transporter substrate-binding protein, whose product MDYNKNSNSIALVAVIAAVTSFTTMSAFAATHPVTGEALAADQSYNYRLLDGIPSLDPQLVEAVESSVIVRDLFEGLLNQDELGNNVPGVALRYDVSDDKKTYTFHLRKSNWSNGEPVTAHDFVYAWQRAVDPATASPYAWYMEMMAIKNGAAIIKKGMSPKKLGVEAVDDYTFKVSLEAPLPYFPSMVTHTTTFPSPKAAVEKFGKDWTRPGNIVSNGAYVLTQWTLKEKNVRERNTNYWNNDQTILNKVTALVINDENQALIRFKAGDIDKTEIPAGQYPAMKKSHPDEAYSFPRLCNYYYTFNLSDSGPAAFKDVRVRKALSYALDRNIIVKNVLKGGQFPAYTFTPGATAGFEIPQVKYANWTQKQRDAKAVELLAAAGYSKANPLEFDMLYNTDEAHKKVATVISQMWKQKLGVKAVLANQEWKTFLETRKKQAFQLARGAWCGDYNEASTFLDLMTTQAGYNHGKWLNKEVDSLMSAAKTSATPNVNYTKVEQLMADEMPVIPVYHYTGIYMIRNTLKGWPTKNVQQTIYSRTFYKTAK is encoded by the coding sequence ATGGATTATAATAAAAATTCAAACTCCATAGCACTGGTTGCTGTCATTGCAGCAGTTACTTCCTTTACTACAATGTCTGCGTTTGCTGCGACTCACCCAGTAACCGGTGAAGCGCTAGCTGCAGATCAAAGTTATAACTACCGCTTACTCGATGGGATCCCCAGCCTTGACCCACAGTTAGTTGAAGCTGTTGAAAGCTCGGTCATCGTAAGAGATCTTTTCGAAGGTCTGTTAAACCAAGATGAACTGGGCAACAATGTGCCTGGCGTCGCGCTGCGGTACGATGTTTCTGATGATAAAAAAACCTATACTTTTCATCTAAGAAAATCTAATTGGTCAAATGGTGAGCCAGTCACCGCGCACGACTTTGTCTATGCGTGGCAGCGTGCTGTCGATCCGGCTACCGCCTCTCCTTATGCGTGGTATATGGAAATGATGGCGATTAAGAATGGTGCCGCGATCATCAAAAAGGGTATGTCACCCAAGAAGTTAGGGGTTGAGGCTGTTGATGATTATACGTTCAAAGTAAGCTTAGAAGCTCCGCTGCCTTATTTCCCGAGCATGGTAACGCATACCACTACGTTCCCTTCACCTAAGGCGGCGGTTGAAAAATTTGGCAAAGACTGGACCCGTCCAGGCAACATCGTCTCAAACGGTGCCTACGTGTTAACGCAATGGACCTTAAAAGAAAAAAATGTGCGCGAGCGCAATACTAACTACTGGAACAACGACCAGACCATTTTAAATAAAGTCACGGCATTGGTGATCAATGATGAAAACCAGGCGCTGATCCGTTTTAAAGCGGGCGATATCGATAAAACAGAGATCCCCGCAGGTCAGTATCCCGCCATGAAAAAGTCTCACCCAGACGAAGCTTACTCTTTCCCACGTTTATGTAATTATTATTACACCTTCAATTTATCGGACTCTGGCCCTGCAGCGTTTAAAGATGTACGAGTTAGAAAAGCGCTGTCGTATGCACTCGATCGCAATATCATCGTTAAAAACGTGCTCAAAGGCGGGCAATTCCCTGCCTATACTTTCACCCCAGGAGCAACAGCGGGCTTTGAAATACCACAAGTAAAATACGCTAATTGGACCCAGAAACAGCGTGACGCTAAGGCCGTAGAGCTGTTAGCTGCTGCTGGATACAGCAAAGCTAATCCGCTTGAGTTTGACATGTTGTACAATACAGACGAAGCACACAAGAAAGTCGCCACGGTTATTTCACAAATGTGGAAACAGAAATTAGGGGTTAAAGCGGTGCTGGCCAATCAAGAGTGGAAAACATTCTTAGAGACCCGTAAAAAGCAAGCGTTCCAACTGGCTCGCGGTGCTTGGTGTGGTGATTACAACGAAGCTTCTACCTTCCTCGACTTAATGACCACTCAAGCGGGCTACAACCATGGCAAGTGGCTCAACAAAGAAGTCGATAGTTTAATGAGCGCGGCTAAAACCAGTGCTACGCCTAATGTAAACTACACCAAAGTAGAGCAGTTGATGGCCGACGAAATGCCGGTTATTCCCGTATATCACTACACCGGTATTTACATGATCAGAAATACCTTAAAGGGCTGGCCGACCAAAAACGTTCAACAAACTATTTATAGCCGGACCTTCTACAAAACGGCCAAATAG
- a CDS encoding pyrroline-5-carboxylate reductase gives MSNTLPTVAFIGGGNMASAMIGGLIAKGQTPASIIVSDPSTQTTTRLNTDFGVLTTNNSAEAVQKSDIVILAVKPQVIDLVIKDIAEHCDSQGKLFISIAAGVTVAQLVNKLGGNSAVVRLMPNMPAMISYGMSGLFANENTSPEQKIQAMAVAQSCGDCIEVTQEESINAITAISGSGPAYFLLMMEGMIKAAIELGFSEEEAHRLTCQTALGAAQLAISSDNSLSHLRQQITSPGGTTESALNYFSDAGLIPMVGGAVNAAFVRAQQLGGR, from the coding sequence ATGAGTAATACATTACCAACAGTTGCCTTTATTGGTGGCGGTAACATGGCCAGCGCAATGATTGGTGGGCTGATTGCCAAAGGTCAGACGCCCGCCAGCATCATTGTTTCAGATCCATCAACCCAAACGACCACCCGACTCAATACTGACTTTGGTGTGTTAACCACCAACAACAGTGCTGAAGCAGTGCAAAAATCAGACATTGTAATTCTCGCTGTTAAACCACAAGTCATCGATCTTGTTATTAAAGATATTGCTGAACACTGTGATAGCCAAGGCAAACTATTTATCTCTATTGCGGCTGGAGTAACAGTCGCTCAACTGGTTAATAAATTAGGTGGAAATAGCGCCGTGGTGCGTTTAATGCCAAACATGCCTGCGATGATTAGTTACGGAATGTCGGGGTTATTTGCCAACGAAAATACCAGCCCCGAGCAAAAGATTCAGGCAATGGCTGTCGCCCAGTCTTGCGGCGATTGTATTGAAGTAACACAAGAAGAAAGCATCAATGCTATTACCGCAATATCGGGTAGTGGCCCTGCTTATTTCTTATTAATGATGGAAGGCATGATTAAAGCGGCAATTGAGCTGGGGTTCTCTGAAGAAGAGGCGCACCGACTTACTTGCCAAACGGCGCTGGGTGCAGCTCAACTCGCCATTAGCTCAGACAATAGTTTGTCGCACCTGAGACAGCAAATAACATCGCCAGGAGGCACCACCGAAAGCGCGTTGAACTATTTTTCAGACGCTGGGCTTATTCCTATGGTCGGTGGCGCCGTCAACGCCGCATTTGTCCGGGCGCAACAATTAGGGGGGAGGTAA
- a CDS encoding tetratricopeptide repeat protein: protein MNTKVYKRVHTLAESLMNAVQKKDQALFDNHYNDLKAVCEEHENSDKDHPVQWETLADFTEDLTLAIAIYDKALLKADAIKSTDFQSSIGFSTASLKLEMGDKTGAIASLTKAKKCSKRIPDFDLKAEIIALLEKLTD, encoded by the coding sequence ATGAACACAAAAGTCTACAAACGCGTACATACCTTAGCTGAAAGCTTAATGAACGCAGTGCAGAAAAAAGATCAAGCCTTGTTTGACAATCACTACAATGATTTAAAAGCAGTGTGTGAAGAGCATGAAAATAGTGATAAAGACCATCCTGTACAGTGGGAAACACTTGCCGATTTTACTGAAGATCTTACATTAGCCATCGCCATCTACGACAAGGCGCTACTTAAAGCTGACGCCATTAAATCAACAGACTTTCAGTCATCTATTGGTTTTTCAACCGCGTCTCTTAAACTTGAAATGGGTGATAAAACAGGTGCAATAGCTTCTTTGACTAAGGCGAAAAAATGCAGTAAAAGAATTCCAGATTTCGACTTAAAAGCAGAAATAATCGCTTTATTGGAAAAACTGACTGACTAG
- a CDS encoding TetR/AcrR family transcriptional regulator — protein sequence MARAQFDKEQVLENAANAFWRLGYNATSMQTVFEQTGLKPGSIYLAFGNKEGLFKESLNFYTLQSLEKLESTLTEHPTVEEAIRHILISFIDESCQSSYCSCFLVKSQLELSEHQAELKSYVSERLRKVESLYCKHLSKTNTASEAQAKASSVMLHIFGIRVYGYHRHSRDQLIAALRLGLPWLAWPADH from the coding sequence ATGGCAAGAGCGCAGTTTGATAAAGAGCAGGTATTGGAAAATGCTGCCAACGCTTTTTGGCGCTTAGGTTATAACGCCACGTCAATGCAAACAGTGTTTGAACAAACGGGCTTAAAACCCGGTAGTATTTATTTGGCATTTGGCAATAAAGAAGGGCTATTCAAAGAGTCTTTAAATTTTTATACCCTGCAATCATTAGAAAAATTAGAATCTACCCTAACTGAGCACCCGACGGTTGAAGAAGCGATTCGACATATACTAATCAGCTTTATTGATGAGTCGTGCCAATCTTCCTACTGCAGCTGCTTCTTAGTTAAAAGTCAGCTAGAGCTGAGCGAACATCAAGCAGAACTTAAAAGTTATGTTTCTGAGCGGCTGCGTAAAGTGGAGTCGCTTTACTGCAAGCACCTGTCAAAGACCAATACCGCAAGTGAAGCCCAAGCAAAGGCTAGCAGTGTCATGTTACATATTTTTGGGATTCGAGTTTACGGCTACCATCGCCATTCGCGAGATCAATTAATAGCCGCGTTACGGCTAGGCCTACCTTGGTTAGCGTGGCCGGCTGATCATTAA
- the oppB gene encoding oligopeptide ABC transporter permease OppB — protein sequence MFSFIIRRSLSSIPTILILIVISFALMRLSPGSPFSTDRGLPPEVLANLEAKYGLNLPWFEQLFIYLKGIIIDFDFGPSFKYKDRSVNDILAQGFPVTLTYGIWSFVVAVAVGIPLGIAAAVRHNTKLDYAAVGFSIGAQVLPNFVMAPILVIIFTLWLNWLPGGGWNGGQWQYVIMPVIALSTSYMASIARITRSSMLEVLHANYIRTAKAKGLPMRSIILRHALKPALLPVVSYLGPAFVYMITGSVIIDIYFSTGGMGQFFVDAALNRDYSLLMGVTIVFGVMTILFNTLVDITYAWLDPKIRL from the coding sequence ATGTTTAGTTTTATTATCCGGCGCAGCTTGTCGTCGATACCAACGATTTTAATTTTAATTGTTATTTCATTTGCCTTAATGCGCTTATCACCAGGCAGTCCATTTTCGACCGATCGGGGCCTACCGCCCGAAGTGCTGGCCAATTTAGAAGCTAAATACGGGCTAAATTTACCTTGGTTTGAACAATTATTTATCTACCTTAAAGGCATAATAATTGATTTCGATTTTGGTCCTTCCTTTAAGTACAAAGACCGATCAGTCAATGATATTTTGGCCCAGGGCTTTCCCGTTACTTTAACTTACGGGATTTGGTCCTTTGTGGTGGCGGTTGCCGTGGGGATCCCACTCGGAATAGCCGCCGCAGTGCGACACAATACTAAGCTTGATTATGCGGCCGTTGGCTTCTCGATTGGCGCGCAAGTTTTACCCAACTTTGTGATGGCGCCTATTTTGGTGATTATCTTCACCCTATGGCTTAATTGGTTACCCGGTGGCGGTTGGAACGGCGGCCAATGGCAGTATGTGATTATGCCAGTTATCGCGTTATCAACCAGCTATATGGCTAGCATTGCACGTATCACTCGTTCTTCGATGTTAGAGGTATTACATGCCAATTATATTCGCACCGCCAAAGCGAAGGGTCTGCCAATGCGCAGCATTATCTTGCGTCATGCACTTAAACCAGCGCTGCTGCCGGTTGTTTCTTATTTAGGGCCAGCTTTCGTCTATATGATCACCGGCTCAGTTATCATTGATATTTATTTCAGTACTGGGGGCATGGGGCAGTTTTTTGTCGATGCTGCACTGAACCGCGATTACTCACTACTGATGGGGGTCACTATTGTGTTTGGCGTGATGACCATTTTGTTTAATACCTTGGTAGATATTACATACGCTTGGCTCGATCCCAAGATTAGACTCTAA
- a CDS encoding pyrimidine/purine nucleoside phosphorylase, whose protein sequence is MSTFNNITLVKKANFYFDGHVTSRTVTFADSSIKTLGIMMPGSYEFNTAEAEIMEILAGKLTVLLPGEDKWQEIVAGQSFNVPANETFKVQIHSVTDYCCSYFK, encoded by the coding sequence ATGTCGACATTTAACAACATAACCTTAGTTAAAAAAGCAAACTTCTACTTTGACGGCCATGTAACTAGCCGAACCGTAACGTTTGCTGATTCGAGCATCAAAACATTAGGTATTATGATGCCAGGTAGTTACGAATTTAACACTGCTGAAGCAGAGATAATGGAGATCTTAGCGGGTAAGCTAACCGTTTTGCTACCTGGTGAAGATAAGTGGCAGGAGATTGTTGCAGGGCAATCGTTTAATGTCCCCGCCAACGAAACTTTTAAGGTACAGATACATAGCGTGACAGATTACTGTTGCTCTTATTTTAAGTAA
- a CDS encoding ABC transporter ATP-binding protein, with translation MTLITKPSTTPNITPSITSSIKPIFRVENLKISFTTPDGDVEAVKGVSFKINPGECVGIVGESGSGKSQTFMAAMGLLARNGSATGKIIFEDHNLLALSTEQLNLVRGKNMSMIFQDPLTSLTPHLTILEQMREVTALHMDLSRAETDKVCVEWIDRVRIAEGKRRLNQYPHELSGGMRQRVMIAMSMLCSPSLLIADEPTTALDVTVQAEILDLMDELKREKGTAIALITHDMGVVARMCDRLHVMRHGQYVEEGQAEDIFYRPQHDYTKMLLDSMPRIDNPEQTSHHKLRPIADDVSGADFLKVDNLKVHFNIKVGGSIWPKTLPLKAVDGVSFELRPGETLGIVGESGCGKSTLARAVLQLIPPTAGTVAWLGKPLSGLNKHELKDKRKDLQIVFQDPLASLDPRMTISDSIMEPLLTFASDMSRTAMKETVMTMMDRVGLDRNMINRYPHELSGGQNQRVGIARAMIMKPKLVICDEAVSALDVSVQAQIIELLMDLQQEFKLSILFISHDLAVVREVSHRIMVLYLGRVVELAPSKTIYANPVHPYTKQLISAVPVPDPKIERARKSIKIPGELPSPMDPTAQLKFLPSKLAGATGYQPKLLEHSPGHFVAEHDLLEVLLAVD, from the coding sequence ATGACACTAATCACTAAACCCAGTACTACACCCAATATCACACCCAGTATTACATCGAGCATTAAACCTATTTTTAGGGTCGAAAACCTAAAAATAAGTTTTACGACTCCAGACGGTGACGTTGAAGCCGTTAAAGGGGTCAGTTTTAAGATTAATCCCGGGGAATGTGTTGGCATTGTCGGCGAAAGTGGATCGGGTAAAAGTCAGACCTTTATGGCCGCCATGGGTTTGTTGGCTAGAAATGGCTCGGCCACTGGCAAGATCATTTTTGAAGATCACAACTTGTTGGCATTGAGTACCGAACAACTAAACCTCGTGCGCGGCAAAAACATGTCGATGATTTTTCAAGATCCGTTGACATCGCTGACCCCGCATTTAACCATTTTAGAGCAAATGCGAGAAGTCACTGCGTTACATATGGATTTGAGTCGCGCCGAGACAGATAAGGTTTGTGTTGAGTGGATCGACCGAGTGCGAATAGCTGAAGGTAAACGCCGGTTAAATCAATATCCACACGAGCTTTCAGGAGGAATGCGCCAACGGGTGATGATTGCAATGTCGATGCTGTGTAGCCCGTCACTACTGATTGCCGATGAGCCAACCACGGCGTTAGATGTTACCGTGCAGGCAGAAATTCTCGACTTAATGGACGAACTCAAACGTGAAAAGGGCACGGCCATTGCCTTAATCACGCATGATATGGGCGTAGTAGCACGGATGTGCGACCGTTTGCACGTAATGCGCCATGGTCAGTACGTTGAAGAGGGGCAAGCGGAAGATATTTTCTATCGCCCTCAGCATGATTACACCAAGATGTTACTCGATTCAATGCCGCGCATTGATAATCCTGAACAGACTTCTCACCACAAATTACGACCTATCGCCGACGATGTGAGCGGTGCTGATTTTCTAAAAGTAGATAATCTTAAAGTGCACTTTAACATTAAAGTGGGCGGTAGTATTTGGCCTAAAACGTTGCCGTTAAAGGCCGTAGACGGGGTTAGCTTCGAATTGCGCCCCGGTGAAACACTGGGCATAGTGGGCGAGAGTGGCTGCGGTAAATCGACCTTGGCCCGCGCCGTGTTACAGCTTATTCCACCGACAGCAGGCACTGTGGCTTGGTTGGGCAAACCATTAAGTGGCTTAAATAAACATGAGTTAAAAGACAAACGCAAAGATTTGCAAATAGTGTTCCAAGATCCCCTCGCGAGCTTAGATCCCCGCATGACTATTTCCGATTCTATTATGGAGCCACTGCTGACCTTTGCCAGTGACATGTCACGCACCGCAATGAAAGAGACGGTAATGACGATGATGGATCGAGTAGGCTTAGATCGTAATATGATTAACCGCTATCCCCACGAATTATCCGGCGGGCAGAATCAGCGGGTAGGTATTGCCCGCGCCATGATCATGAAACCTAAGTTAGTGATTTGTGACGAGGCTGTATCGGCACTGGATGTTTCAGTACAAGCACAAATTATTGAATTGTTGATGGACTTACAGCAGGAATTTAAACTATCAATTTTGTTTATCTCGCACGACTTAGCCGTGGTACGTGAAGTATCACACCGTATTATGGTGCTCTATTTGGGCAGGGTGGTCGAACTGGCACCGAGCAAAACCATTTACGCCAATCCCGTGCATCCTTATACCAAACAGCTAATTTCGGCGGTGCCGGTTCCCGACCCAAAAATAGAGCGGGCTCGCAAGTCGATTAAAATTCCGGGTGAGCTTCCCTCGCCAATGGATCCGACGGCGCAACTCAAATTTTTGCCATCTAAATTGGCAGGTGCGACAGGTTACCAACCTAAGTTGCTTGAACACAGCCCTGGGCATTTTGTCGCCGAGCACGATCTATTGGAAGTGCTATTAGCAGTGGACTAA
- a CDS encoding ABC transporter permease subunit, which produces MLVNNKKISGVVEASAHSNPIKGRSQWQDAMRRFKRNKAALISVFVLAAMIIISFVGPAFSQWDYETIDWSLIGNAAEMGAPQIENGHFFGTDDLGRDMFSRVMQGTQISLMVGIIGTVVAVLVGVLYGATAGYFGGRIDNIMMRFVDILMSIPYMFILIILFVMFGRSVYILFIGLGLFSWMDMARIVRGQTLTLKHKEFIEAAVAAGVSDFKIIVRHIVPNLLGIVVVYTSLMIPNLILLESFISFLGLGIQEPLTSWGALISDGAKTIQYGTLWQLAFPLGFFITGLFCFFFIGDGLRDAFDPKDR; this is translated from the coding sequence ATGCTAGTAAACAATAAGAAAATTTCAGGGGTGGTTGAAGCTAGTGCTCACTCTAACCCGATTAAAGGGCGCTCACAGTGGCAAGATGCAATGCGCCGCTTCAAACGTAACAAAGCCGCTTTAATCAGCGTTTTTGTATTAGCCGCGATGATTATAATTTCATTTGTTGGCCCGGCGTTCAGTCAGTGGGACTATGAAACTATCGACTGGAGCCTAATCGGCAATGCCGCTGAAATGGGCGCACCGCAAATTGAAAACGGCCACTTTTTTGGCACCGATGATTTAGGTCGAGATATGTTTTCTCGGGTAATGCAGGGCACGCAAATTTCATTGATGGTGGGCATTATTGGGACCGTAGTAGCGGTGTTGGTCGGGGTGCTTTATGGCGCGACGGCGGGTTACTTTGGTGGTCGTATCGACAATATAATGATGCGTTTTGTCGATATTCTAATGTCTATTCCTTATATGTTCATCCTCATTATTTTATTTGTGATGTTCGGGCGTTCAGTTTACATCCTCTTTATTGGCTTGGGGCTGTTCTCTTGGATGGATATGGCACGGATTGTCCGCGGGCAAACATTGACCCTAAAACACAAAGAGTTTATTGAAGCGGCGGTCGCTGCTGGGGTTTCAGATTTCAAGATAATAGTTCGTCATATCGTGCCAAATTTACTCGGCATTGTGGTGGTTTATACCTCGTTAATGATCCCAAACCTTATCTTATTAGAGAGTTTTATCTCTTTTCTAGGCCTGGGTATTCAGGAGCCTTTAACTTCTTGGGGGGCGCTGATCAGCGATGGTGCTAAAACCATCCAGTACGGTACTCTTTGGCAACTGGCATTTCCGTTGGGCTTCTTTATTACCGGCCTATTTTGTTTCTTCTTTATTGGCGATGGACTGCGTGATGCATTCGATCCTAAAGATCGCTAG
- a CDS encoding AhpC/TSA family protein: MSLQDQIVDYKAGFVKKAPANVQELMKLATKNLAESGMVDKAPKVAEQLPTFSLPNQNGVTVNLSDLLAKGPVVVTFYRGGWCPYCNLELKAYQDQLANIAAENATLVAITPELPDASLSTTEKNALKFEVLSDVNSQYAKSLGIVFSLPEELRSIYLSFGIEVEKHNGAGQFDLPLAATFVIAQDGTIATAFVDADYTARQEPSAVVTALKNLK; the protein is encoded by the coding sequence ATGTCATTACAAGATCAAATCGTCGATTACAAAGCGGGTTTTGTCAAAAAAGCACCCGCCAATGTGCAAGAGCTAATGAAGTTAGCAACTAAAAATTTAGCAGAGTCAGGCATGGTCGATAAAGCGCCAAAAGTTGCTGAACAGCTGCCAACATTCTCACTGCCTAACCAAAATGGCGTAACGGTAAACCTAAGCGACTTATTGGCCAAAGGCCCTGTTGTGGTGACTTTTTATCGTGGTGGATGGTGTCCGTATTGCAATTTGGAGTTAAAGGCTTATCAAGATCAGCTTGCTAATATCGCCGCTGAAAATGCAACATTGGTGGCGATCACCCCTGAATTACCCGATGCATCATTGTCTACAACAGAAAAAAATGCCTTAAAGTTTGAAGTGCTGTCTGACGTAAATTCTCAGTATGCTAAAAGCCTTGGCATCGTTTTTTCTCTGCCTGAAGAGTTACGTTCAATTTACTTATCTTTTGGGATCGAAGTCGAAAAACACAATGGTGCGGGTCAGTTCGATCTGCCATTGGCAGCAACCTTTGTTATCGCTCAAGACGGTACAATTGCCACTGCGTTTGTAGATGCTGATTACACCGCACGCCAAGAACCATCAGCTGTTGTTACTGCGCTTAAAAACCTTAAGTAA
- a CDS encoding zinc-dependent alcohol dehydrogenase family protein, whose protein sequence is MKAVVYENFTQTPKIMTVADPTPQSHGVVIKVKATGVCRSDWHGWMGHDSGIELPHVPGHEFAGIIEAIGSDVSRFKIGDRVTVPFISGCGSCFECNTGNHQVCGDQTQPGFTHWGSFAEYVAIDHADVNLVTLPQDLDFTTAASLGCRFVTSFRAIVDQGKVSAGQWVTIHGCGGVGLSAVMIANAIGANVIAIDISDDTLALARSLGAVATINANNVASVPEAIHEITRGGAHVSLDALGHPLTCVNSINSLRKRGKHIQVGLLLADHANPRIPMDKVIGNELEIIGSHGMQAHRYDAMLAMMLSGKLQPEKLLGRTISLEQSIDALTTMDQPGIPGVTVITTF, encoded by the coding sequence ATGAAAGCTGTAGTTTACGAAAATTTCACCCAAACACCCAAAATCATGACGGTTGCAGATCCGACCCCACAATCACACGGTGTGGTTATAAAAGTTAAGGCTACCGGTGTTTGTCGCAGCGACTGGCACGGCTGGATGGGCCATGATTCAGGCATTGAACTTCCGCATGTTCCTGGCCATGAGTTTGCTGGCATTATTGAAGCAATCGGTAGCGACGTTAGCCGTTTTAAAATAGGCGACCGTGTTACCGTTCCTTTTATCAGTGGCTGTGGCTCTTGCTTTGAGTGTAATACTGGTAATCATCAGGTGTGTGGTGACCAAACTCAGCCAGGTTTTACCCATTGGGGATCATTTGCCGAATATGTAGCCATTGATCACGCTGATGTTAACTTAGTTACCCTGCCCCAAGATTTAGACTTTACCACGGCTGCTAGTTTGGGTTGTCGCTTTGTTACCTCGTTTCGCGCCATTGTTGACCAAGGCAAGGTATCTGCCGGTCAATGGGTAACCATCCATGGTTGTGGCGGGGTTGGTTTGTCTGCCGTGATGATTGCTAATGCAATTGGCGCCAACGTAATTGCGATTGACATTTCAGACGACACACTTGCGCTAGCGCGCTCGTTAGGGGCTGTCGCGACTATTAATGCTAATAATGTCGCGAGTGTTCCCGAAGCAATCCATGAAATTACTCGCGGTGGCGCGCATGTATCTTTAGATGCGTTAGGCCACCCGCTGACCTGTGTCAATTCAATCAATAGCCTAAGGAAGCGTGGCAAGCATATTCAAGTTGGCTTGTTATTAGCCGATCATGCCAACCCTCGTATCCCGATGGATAAAGTGATTGGTAACGAGTTAGAAATAATAGGCAGCCACGGCATGCAAGCGCATCGTTACGACGCGATGTTAGCCATGATGCTGTCAGGAAAGTTACAACCCGAAAAACTGCTTGGCCGCACCATTAGCCTTGAGCAGTCTATCGATGCACTGACCACCATGGACCAACCTGGCATTCCAGGTGTAACCGTTATTACAACATTCTAG